GCCGCGTCAGGCCCCGCGACCGCAACCGCCGCGCATGGTGCCGCAACAGGCCGAAGGCGCCATGCCGCGCCAAATGCAAGTGCCGCAGCAACGCCCCGCGCCCATGCCGCGACGGCAGCAACCGCGTCCAGCGCAGCGTTTCATGGATCCCGACGAAGGCCCGACTACGCCGTTCCCGCGCGCGAAGCGCGAAGAGTCGCGCGTACTCCCAGCGCGCCGCCGTGGCCGCTGGCTCACATCGCCCGATGATTTGCGCCGCGGCATCATCCTCAGCGAAATCCTCGGTCCGCCCAGGGCCATGCGCGAATTCGAGGTGTAGTCCGGGCGCGCACTGCCCCGTGACGAGTCCGCGTTCACCTTTTCGGCGCGTTCGGTGTCCATCCGATAGAATTGTGTCACGGTGCACGGAGACTTCAAACGGTGGACGCGGTCCTACTTCGCCGATGGATCGATACGCGTGACGCCGAGGCGTTTCGGGAACTCGCGCAAAAGTATCTTCCCATGGTGTACGCGACCTGCCTGCGTATCCTGCGCAACGCCGCGGACGCGGAAGACGTGGCGCAGGAGTGTTTCGAGGCTCTGGCGGGTGTTCGGCAACGCGTTCCCGACCACATCGGTCCCTGGCTGCACCGGGTCGCGACGAATAAAGCCCTCAACGCGATTCGCGCGAGTAATCGGCGCGCGCGCCGCGAACTCGAAGCCGCGCGCACCGTGGCAATCGTGGCCGCACCCGTACACGACGACGTCTATGCGTGTATCGACGAACTCATCCAAAACCTGCCCGTCGAACTTCGTGCGCCGCTCGTCGCGCATTTCTTCCTCGGCGAAACCCACGACGCGGTTGCCGCGTCGCTGGGCGTCACGCGCTCCGCGGTGACGCACCGCATTGGGCGAGCAATCGAGCGCATTCGGGACGAATTGAAACAACAGGGCCATTCGTATCCGGCTGTGTCGCTCATGTCAATGCTCGAAACTATCCGGCAACAGCCGATCCAAGTACCCGACGCACTCGGGTACACCATCGCGAAGATCGCGATTGGCGGGATTACGCCAGCAGGCGGCGTGCTGGGGACTGCAACCGCAGCGACGCTGGTTAAAGGAGCGCTCATCGTGACTACCACACAGAAAGCAATCGTCGGCGCAGGCGCGGTCGCCGCGCTGATCGCGTTCAGCGTCACGCTCCCTCGCCTGCGACACGAAACATCGCCCAAACAGCAACAAGAGACGATCGCACAGACTTCGTCGCAAACGCCGGAACCTCAGAAGCCCACGAGTGTCGCAGCGAACATGCCTATCTCAACGAAGAACAATGTCGTTGTGTTTCCTAAGCCGCTCGATGGCAGCGGTTCCATTTCCGGCGTCGTAGTCAATATCTATGGCGCGCCGCAAGCCGGCGTGACGGTGTACGGCGTGGCCAGTCTTGCGCTCAGTGAATACGAACGTCCCAACGCGGAGACAGACGCGCACGGTCAATTTCGATTGGAACGACTGCCTGCCGCGAACTACGACCTGCGTCTGAGCCGGCCCGACATGACGGGACCCGAGCGGGCAAGCCGGGGGATTGTAGAGATTGCGGATGGCCAACACGTCTTTGGCATACGCATCGTCGCGGGAGATATGGGGTCCTCCATTTCCGGCACGGTAACCGCGGAGGACGGCACGCCAATCGCGGGGGCGCATGTACGCGTCGAAAGCGTCCGTCAGTGTTACGCGTCAACCGACCTGGCGGGCCAGTATGTAATCAGCGAGATCCCTGAGGGCACTTACGACGTATCGGTGACACCTCCCGACCACTTTAGGTTTTCAGATAGACCGCGGCCCACACCCAAGCACATGTGGGCCCGGCGCCAGGATGTAATGACGGGTTCGCAAAACGTGAACTTTACGTTGCCGTACGCGGTCAAGATCACGGGCCGCGTGGTGCATGCGGGAACGCGTCAACCCGTTACGAAATTCCGTGTCACGACAGGCGGTCCGAAGGTGCTCATGGTGGACATGGCAGCGTACCTGCGGTACGACGAGGATGTTGTACTTGGAGAACACCCCGAGGGCCGATTCGAAGTGTTCTGCAAACGCGAAGGACCAATGACAGTGTTTGCCAAAGGGGACGATACCCTACCGGGCTTTGCCGAATTGAATATTGTTGCTGGCGAAGAAATCGCACCGCTCGAAATTGTGGTTGAAGAGGGCAGTCGTGTGGAGGGTACCGTGCTGTCAGCGTCCGGCATCCCAGTGGCCGGCGCCAAAGTATATCCCTACGGCGATCCCAGCAATTTCGACGAAGTTGCAACCGAGGAATCGTTGAGGTCGGATGCCGGCGGCCGCTTCAGTTTTGGGGGTGTCGTTGAAGGTACGTTGATTATCGATGCTATTCATCCTGTTGAAGGTAAAGGCCGCGCGAAACTCACGGTTGTTCGCGGCGTAGTACCCAATACGGTCATTCGGCTAACGGGTTATGGTGTGGTGAACGGGCACGTTACGTCGAACGGGAGACCGGTGTCGAATGCCCTAGTCTCCGCTGACGGGTCGAGAAACGTTAGGACCGATCGCGACGGATTCTACACCGTGGAAAAAGTCCGCGGTGGCAGGGTCAGAGTATTCGCCCAAGGATTGAACATGTTGAACGCAGGGTACCCAGTAACGGTTTCCAAGTATGTCGAAGTTGCCGCCGGAAAAGAGACGACCGTCAACTTTGCGCTCTTGCGCGGAAGGAGCAAGGTTACGGGACACGTCATCGGCGACGTGACGCGGCCCAATCGTGTATCCGTCGAGGCAAACGTAATGGCAGGCGACGAAATAATGAGGTATGACGTTTTCGAAAACGGCGAGGGATACTTTGAGATAGAGGACGTTGCCGCAGGGACACTGACCATTTCAGCTCGCATCTCGCGTGAAGGCGAACTTTCTGTGTCGCGGAGCGTTGATGTACAGATCGGGGAACAGGAGTATGTCCAGCAGGACATCGTCTTTGGCTCCGACTCGGCATTAGTCTGCGACGTATCCTCTTTTGTCAACAATGATGACGACAGTAGCGTGATCGTTAATGTCTATTCGGGAGAGCAGGATTTCTTGAAGGACCCCGACCAGAGTCACGCCGGATGGGTGGCAAGCGCATCCACCAGGGTACTTGAACCGATTCGCTTTGGCGCACTGGAACCTGGCAGATATACCGTGTTGATGCTTAAGAGGACTGGCGTGAATCGAGAAATGCGACAACAACTTGTGGAAATACGCTCGGGCGAGACTGCCGACATCGCATTCTCGAATTCATAAATGGAGCCAGCCGGGTCAAATGCGCTCCCCCCATTTCGCCCCTGACGATTCCCTGCCTACCCCCGCGCATTGAATTGTGATGGCGTCCGAGCTACGCTCAATTCGCTGCGATCGAATCCATATCCGCGAGGAGTTCCTCCCATGTTCAAGTCCACGTGCCTTTTGTGTGTATGCGCGGCGTTTTCGGCGGGCGCGGCAATCAAGACCGAAATGATTCAGTACAAGGACCACGACGCCGTACTCGAAGGCATGATCGCGTACGACGATTCATCGAGCGCGAAGCGGCCCGGAGTGCTCGTGGTGCACGAATGGTGGGGTTTGAACGATCACGCGAAGAATTCCACGAAGAAACTGGCGGAAATGGGATACGTCGCGTTCGCTGCGGACATGTATGGCAAGGGCGTCACGACCGATGACCCTCAAGTGGCGGGCAAGTTGTCCGGCGCGCTGAAAGGGGATCGCCCCGCGCTCCGAGCACGCGCGCAGGCCGCGCTCGATACGCTCGCAAAGTTCAAGTTTACTAATCCCTCGAAACTTGGCGCCATTGGCTATTGTTTCGGCGGGACGACGGCGCTCGAGATCGCGCGGAGCGGCGCGCCGGTGAGGGGCGTCGTGAGTTTCCACGGTGCGCTCGGCACACCAAACGCGGCGGACGCGAAGAACATTAAAGGCGCCGTGCTGGTCTGCCACGGCGCGGACGACCCCTTTGTGCCTGCGGCTGAGGTTGCCGCGTTCAAGAAGGAAATGGACGACGCAAAGGTGAAGTACACGTTTGTCGCGTACCCAGGGGCGGTCCACAGTTTCACGAATCCGGACGTGGACCGGCACAACCTGAATGGCGCGAAGTATCAGGCCGCCGCCGCCGAAAAGTCGTGGAACGACATGAAGGCGTTTTTCGCGGACGTGTTCCGGTAAGATGGTTCGGGAGCGTTAGTGGACGCGGGCGGAGGCGAATGCGCCGGCCGGCTCCGGGCGCAATTGCTGCGCCACCTTCTCATGGCGCTCTAATGCCAGATTGAGAAAGTCTTCAGCCTGATTTGCGTCTACGGGGAAGGTGGTTACGGTGAAGCCGTAACCGCGGATAAACTGCTCGATATCGGCCTGCAGCCGGTCCAGCGCCCTGCGGGCGCCATCTTCCGGCGTCTCCACGAGCAGGATGGCCAGTCCGTGGGTGCTTAGCGTGAAGACTTGATCCGTGGCCCGCAGTTCGCCGGTGAGGCGAACGCCCAGTTTCGGTACCGACTCGTCCGCCCCCTGAGGGGCGCACAGCGTCAGCAGAGTCGCCGAGGCGGGGTACCGGATGGATCGATCAATCTCCTCGCGAACCCTGGCATGGAGGTAGGTCTCCGTGCGCAGGCCGGTGGACGGGTCGCGATAAGCCAGTTTCTCGAGGAGGTGGCAGCGCCGTTCGAGTTCGGTACGAAGCTGTACCTCCTCCCGAAGCCGGTCCTGTAGCTCCTCGATGACTGACTTGAGTTTAGCGATATCGTCCATCGGACCTCCCAACCGCGTAGTCCAGAAGGCGCAAATCACATGCCAAGGGCATGATTTCGCGGATTGTAGCACGAAGATGCTCAAAATGAAAGAGTTATGCAAGAGCTGGCCAGATCGTGTAAAATAGTTGGTTGACGGACGCCGCCGGAAGGTTGTCAAGCGTGACAACTTTTTTAGCGGTGAGTCCGAATCCGTGTCGTGCTAATGACACTACAATACAGAGAAAACTGAGGGGGCTCTTGGCCGGAAATGTGCAGAGTTTGGGACAAATAATGCCCGGTGGAACCACCCAAATGGGGGACGCCCAAGCGTATCGCCTGCTCGTCGTCGACGATGACCAACCGATGCGCACGTTCCTGCATGACGTGCTCGCGCGCGAAGGGCACGAGTGCGAGTTGGCGGCTACCTGCGCCGAGGGGCGCGCCCTGTTTCAGAAGGACCATTTTGCCTGCGCGGTGATTGACCTGGGTCTCCCCGATGGGAGCGGTCTCGAATTGCTCTCCGAGTTCACCGGGGAGGACCCTTGCCTCGTTACCATCGTTCTCACGGGCGACTCCTCCGCGGAGACGGTCATCTCGACCATGCGCGGCGGGGCATTTGACTACCTGACCAAACCGCTCGATTCGGTGTCGCTGCGGGCCGCGGTTGGCCGTGCGTTGTCGCACCACGCCGTGTCGCGTGAGCGGACCGAACTGTTCCGCCTGCTGCTCGAAGAGCGGGAACAATTGCGCGCTAAAGTCGAGGCCGCCACCGCCGACATCCGCGAATACGCCGCCGCGCGCGAGTTGAGCAACGCGCGCCTGCGCGGACTGCTAAAGCTCGCCCAACTGTCCAACCAGTACTATTCCGAAGACCAACTCTTTCGACAGGTGTTCTCCGAACTGACACACAATGTCCCCATTCGCGCGCTTGCGCTGTGCGACTGCCTGCGCCAGAAATTGATGTGCGCCACGTGCCCCCCCGGGGAAATGGCGATCGATGTCCTTACGTCGGTGGGATCGAACGCGACCGTCGGCGGGTTCGATCCATTGATGGCCGAGGCCGAGCCGACAATGATGATGCAGGAGTGGCTGGACCGCAATTCAACGCTCGACACGACGGCGTTGACGGCCGTCGTTTTCCCACAGGCGCTCTGGAAGCGATCGACTACGATTGTCGGATTCTTCCTCGATTCGGAATTCGAGATGACGCCCGGCGATCAGGAGTTTCTTGACACGGCGGCGTACTTCCTCGCGTTCGAGTGGGAACGCGCGCAGTTGCTGTTTCATGTTGCACACCACGCGAGTCTCGGAAACATTGCCGTTGAACTCGCGCGAAACTTCATACAACCTTTGACGGCCATCCAGACCGCCGCCGATTTCATTAACGAATCCCTTACGTCCGACGACGAGCGGAAGGGCATGCAAATCGTCGGCGAAAACGTAGACAAGCTGCGCCGGCAGACCCAGGAATTCCGCCGCCTCTCCCTTCTGCGCGAGAACGCCGTCGAGACGGTCCGTCTGGACGAATACGTGGACCAGGCGCTTGAAATGCTGTCGGTCGCCGTGCAAAGCCGCGGCGTCATCGTCCAGAAGGAATTCATCCCGGACTGCGAGTGCGTATTGCTCAACGGGACCGCTCTCGCCCGGACCTTCCTCGATCTCATCTTGGGCGCGGTGCGGCACGTTGACATGGGAGGATCGCTGGCGCTCCGGTTGTACGAGATGGACCGCGACCATATCACCTTCGAAATCAGCCACGGCGGACCGCGCGGGCTGCTGCCCTCGTCCGCGCCTGCACTTGCGGGCACGGATGCGTCCGGAGGAAATCCGGGTCTCATGTTGGCCGAACGCGCCATTCATACGTGCGGCGGCACGTTGACATCTGAGATTTCGGAAGATGGCCGGTCTGTGCTGCGGATTGTGCTGCCGCGTAACGCCACCACCGCCGCCCTGCGCCGCGAAGGTGTCGGCTGATGCTGTTTGCCCCATTCGATAGCGACGAAGGCGGACGTGAGAATGATCGCACTGTCTTGGTTGTGGACACGGATCCCGGTGTTCGTTGGGCGCTCGAAAGGGGTCTTCAGAAATCCGGCTTCGACGTGACGGCCGTCGGCTCGGTTGCGGACGCGCTCGCCACTGCCGCTGACCGCAACATCGCGTGCATTGTGATGGAGCTCTTGCCCGAAGCGGGGCTGACGCAGGATGTCCTCACGATGCTCATCGAGTCCCCAAGCGGGCCCCGCGTCATCTGCGTTGCGGTTGATTCCGCCCCGCAACTTGTCATCGAGTGCATGCGCCGTGGCGCAGCCGATTTCTTGCCGAAGCCTTTCAGCCTTTCCGAAATCCGTGCCGCCTTGTCGCGCGCGCTGGACACCGGGCCGTCAATCATGGCCCGTGCCGCCGGCACGCCCGCGAAGCGTACAAACGATCCGTCCCTCCTCATCGGAATCAGTCCGGCCATTCAGGAACTCCGGACGATCATCAAGCAGGTGGCGCAAACCGACCTGAACTGCCTTATCCGGGGCGAGAGCGGCACCGGCAAGGATATGGTCGCTCGCGAAATCCACCGCTTATCGCGCCGGTCGGACAAACCATTTGTCAAAGTGAATTGCACCGCACTGCCCGAACAGCTTCTCGAGAGCGAACTATTCGGCTATGAAAAAGGGGCGTTCACCGGGGCGGTCAGTACCAAGCCAGGCCGCTTCGAGCTGGCCAACCGAGGCATCATCTTCCTCGACGAAATCGGCGATATGCACCCCAACTTGCAGGCAAAACTCCTGCAGGTGATCGAGCACAAGGAATTCACGAAACTCGGCGGGCGCCGTCACATCCAAGTAGATGTGCAGATCATCGCGGCAACCAACGCGGAACTCGAAGAGAAAACGCGCGACGGCTCTTTCCGTCCGGATCTGTACTTTCGCCTGAACGAAGTGTGTATCTGGGTACCCTCCCTCTCGTCCCGAAAGGAGGACGTGCCGTTGCTTGTACGGCACTTCCTGCAAAAGCACGGAAGGTTCACGGGAGAAGGCGGATTCAACATCTCGGCGGAAGATTTGGCTTCGCTTGCAAACCACCCCTGGCCCGGCAACGTGCGAGAACTCGAAAGC
This portion of the Candidatus Hydrogenedentota bacterium genome encodes:
- a CDS encoding sigma-70 family RNA polymerase sigma factor; its protein translation is MDAVLLRRWIDTRDAEAFRELAQKYLPMVYATCLRILRNAADAEDVAQECFEALAGVRQRVPDHIGPWLHRVATNKALNAIRASNRRARRELEAARTVAIVAAPVHDDVYACIDELIQNLPVELRAPLVAHFFLGETHDAVAASLGVTRSAVTHRIGRAIERIRDELKQQGHSYPAVSLMSMLETIRQQPIQVPDALGYTIAKIAIGGITPAGGVLGTATAATLVKGALIVTTTQKAIVGAGAVAALIAFSVTLPRLRHETSPKQQQETIAQTSSQTPEPQKPTSVAANMPISTKNNVVVFPKPLDGSGSISGVVVNIYGAPQAGVTVYGVASLALSEYERPNAETDAHGQFRLERLPAANYDLRLSRPDMTGPERASRGIVEIADGQHVFGIRIVAGDMGSSISGTVTAEDGTPIAGAHVRVESVRQCYASTDLAGQYVISEIPEGTYDVSVTPPDHFRFSDRPRPTPKHMWARRQDVMTGSQNVNFTLPYAVKITGRVVHAGTRQPVTKFRVTTGGPKVLMVDMAAYLRYDEDVVLGEHPEGRFEVFCKREGPMTVFAKGDDTLPGFAELNIVAGEEIAPLEIVVEEGSRVEGTVLSASGIPVAGAKVYPYGDPSNFDEVATEESLRSDAGGRFSFGGVVEGTLIIDAIHPVEGKGRAKLTVVRGVVPNTVIRLTGYGVVNGHVTSNGRPVSNALVSADGSRNVRTDRDGFYTVEKVRGGRVRVFAQGLNMLNAGYPVTVSKYVEVAAGKETTVNFALLRGRSKVTGHVIGDVTRPNRVSVEANVMAGDEIMRYDVFENGEGYFEIEDVAAGTLTISARISREGELSVSRSVDVQIGEQEYVQQDIVFGSDSALVCDVSSFVNNDDDSSVIVNVYSGEQDFLKDPDQSHAGWVASASTRVLEPIRFGALEPGRYTVLMLKRTGVNREMRQQLVEIRSGETADIAFSNS
- a CDS encoding dienelactone hydrolase family protein gives rise to the protein MFKSTCLLCVCAAFSAGAAIKTEMIQYKDHDAVLEGMIAYDDSSSAKRPGVLVVHEWWGLNDHAKNSTKKLAEMGYVAFAADMYGKGVTTDDPQVAGKLSGALKGDRPALRARAQAALDTLAKFKFTNPSKLGAIGYCFGGTTALEIARSGAPVRGVVSFHGALGTPNAADAKNIKGAVLVCHGADDPFVPAAEVAAFKKEMDDAKVKYTFVAYPGAVHSFTNPDVDRHNLNGAKYQAAAAEKSWNDMKAFFADVFR
- a CDS encoding GGDEF domain-containing protein — protein: MDDIAKLKSVIEELQDRLREEVQLRTELERRCHLLEKLAYRDPSTGLRTETYLHARVREEIDRSIRYPASATLLTLCAPQGADESVPKLGVRLTGELRATDQVFTLSTHGLAILLVETPEDGARRALDRLQADIEQFIRGYGFTVTTFPVDANQAEDFLNLALERHEKVAQQLRPEPAGAFASARVH
- a CDS encoding response regulator, which produces MGDAQAYRLLVVDDDQPMRTFLHDVLAREGHECELAATCAEGRALFQKDHFACAVIDLGLPDGSGLELLSEFTGEDPCLVTIVLTGDSSAETVISTMRGGAFDYLTKPLDSVSLRAAVGRALSHHAVSRERTELFRLLLEEREQLRAKVEAATADIREYAAARELSNARLRGLLKLAQLSNQYYSEDQLFRQVFSELTHNVPIRALALCDCLRQKLMCATCPPGEMAIDVLTSVGSNATVGGFDPLMAEAEPTMMMQEWLDRNSTLDTTALTAVVFPQALWKRSTTIVGFFLDSEFEMTPGDQEFLDTAAYFLAFEWERAQLLFHVAHHASLGNIAVELARNFIQPLTAIQTAADFINESLTSDDERKGMQIVGENVDKLRRQTQEFRRLSLLRENAVETVRLDEYVDQALEMLSVAVQSRGVIVQKEFIPDCECVLLNGTALARTFLDLILGAVRHVDMGGSLALRLYEMDRDHITFEISHGGPRGLLPSSAPALAGTDASGGNPGLMLAERAIHTCGGTLTSEISEDGRSVLRIVLPRNATTAALRREGVG
- a CDS encoding sigma-54-dependent Fis family transcriptional regulator, with the protein product MLFAPFDSDEGGRENDRTVLVVDTDPGVRWALERGLQKSGFDVTAVGSVADALATAADRNIACIVMELLPEAGLTQDVLTMLIESPSGPRVICVAVDSAPQLVIECMRRGAADFLPKPFSLSEIRAALSRALDTGPSIMARAAGTPAKRTNDPSLLIGISPAIQELRTIIKQVAQTDLNCLIRGESGTGKDMVAREIHRLSRRSDKPFVKVNCTALPEQLLESELFGYEKGAFTGAVSTKPGRFELANRGIIFLDEIGDMHPNLQAKLLQVIEHKEFTKLGGRRHIQVDVQIIAATNAELEEKTRDGSFRPDLYFRLNEVCIWVPSLSSRKEDVPLLVRHFLQKHGRFTGEGGFNISAEDLASLANHPWPGNVRELESTIKRWLALGKSALGDRPAPMRPKSERTTQGIYAPTPTPEPISEEDDCEQIRQALERHQWNRRRAADDLGISYQTLRRRIEQYGLDRR